In Dryobates pubescens isolate bDryPub1 chromosome 31, bDryPub1.pri, whole genome shotgun sequence, one DNA window encodes the following:
- the LOC104297815 gene encoding D(1) dopamine receptor yields the protein MDGSAEGRGLDVLNDTSSGKSWAEEGNSELSLRVVTAALLFLLILSTLLGNTLVCVAVVRFRHLCSKVTNVFVVSLAVSDLLVALLVMPWKAASQVAGYWPFGAFCEVWVAFDIMCSTASILHLCIISLDRYWAISNPFCYQRRMRQPVAFITIAVAWLLSLLISFIPVQLRWHKDRGFLSQQEPGARGPEEEESCDSSLSRTYAISSSLVSFYLPVAIMLGTYGCLFRTARRQLRRISSLEGAAGRAQGCQAAGSPQEASLKRSFKKETKLLTTLSVILGVFVFCWLPFFVLNCAVPFCDPRLGEPGQFPCVSEAVFNTFAWCGWANSSLNPIIYAFNADFRRAFAALLGCGRPRPGRAAERVALSTEPASYRRDTTCQKEVVALGCPQLLPHAALPLESSEVSFERESQVSEPSGRRVVQVECEEAASLERVTALPS from the coding sequence ATGGATGGCTCTGCGGAAGGGAGGGGGCTGGATGTGCTCAATGACACGAGCAGTGGGAAGAGCTGGGCAGAAGAAGGCAACTCTGAGCTGTCCTTGCGTGTGGTGACAGCTGCCTTACTCTTCCTTCTCATCCTCTCCACTCTCCTGGGCAACACCCTggtgtgtgtggctgtggtcaGGTTCAGACACTTGTGCTCCAAGGTCACCAATGTCTTCGTTGTCTCCTTGGCGGTGTCCGACCTCTTGGTGGCTCTGCTGGTGATGCCCTGGAAGGCTGCCTCCCAGGTGGCAGGCTACTGGCCCTTTGGGGCTTTCTGTGAGGTCTGGGTGGCTTTTGACATCATGTGCTCCACGGCCTCCATCCTCCACTTGTGCATCATCAGCCTGGACCGTTACTGGGCCatttccaaccccttctgctACCAGAGGAGGATGAGGCAGCCTGTGGCCTTCATCACCATCgcggtggcctggctgctgtccctccTGATTTCCTTCATCCCCGTGCAGCTGAGGTGGCACAAGGACCGTGGCTtcctcagccagcaggagccaggtgctcgtggccctgaggaggaggagagctgcgactccagcctcagcaggacCTACGCCATCTCCTCCTCGCTGGTCAGCTTCTACCTCCCTGTGGCCATCATGCTGGGCACCTACGGCTGCCTCTTCCGCACCGCCCGGCGGCAGCTCCGCAGGATCTCCTCCttggagggggcagcaggccgtgcccagggctgccaggccgCCGGCTCCCCTCAGGAAGCCTCCCTGAAGCGCTCCTTCAAGAAGGAAACCAAGCTCCTTACGACCCTCTCCGTCATCCTGGGCGTCTTCGTCTTCTGCTGGCTGCCCTTCTTCGTGCTCAACTGCGCGGTGCCCTTCTGCGACCCCCGCCTGGGGGAGCCGGGGCAGTTCCCCTGTGTCAGTGAGGCTGTCTTCAACACCTTTGCCTGGTGTGGCTGGGCCAACTCCTCCCTCAACCCCATCATCTACGCCTTCAACGCGGACTTCCGCAGGGCTTTCGCCGCCCTCCTGGGCTGCGGCCGCCCGCGGCCCGGCCGCGCCGCGGAGAgggtggccctcagcaccgagCCGGCCTCCTACCGCCGCGACACCACCTGCCAGAAGGAGGTGGTGGCCCTcggctgcccccagctgctcccccacgctgctctgcccctggaaaGCAGTGAGGTGTCCTTTGAGAGGGAATCGCAGGTCTCTGAGCCCTCTGGCCGCAGGGTGGTGCAGGTGGAGTGCGAGGAGGCTGCCTCCCTGGAGAgggtcacagccctgcccagctga
- the R3HCC1 gene encoding R3H and coiled-coil domain-containing protein 1 — protein sequence MDGVFLSPSEDEFVGRITEELEHFMLQGQHHRVLLFPPLSSRLRYLIHRTVENVDLLSSFSVGEGWRRRTVICHSAVRLPSETKPSEAKPSSNPSRLHRPAQPWGRGGRGGRQRHAGDVQGDGSRACVGSGRIQRPPRRKPDKALYFPKATRRKDEQESPGTAAAAEPGGSLARGGEGCPGAAVGAGQEEPGKPGGSPRGASSALGEQQEPAEERGAGGKDGGEAERPPRGVESGGDACGRESQAEDRSGALPAAPKQSPAEAEGQGRSRDGAAGAEGGEAPRQLRAAERPRPEAGAGQRGEPSGPSDRAGPAGAEASAAVWLPLANQEEGCAAARSRERAGSVSLPEEQAEDSPSAGTERQGGSSKLQSQGREGPGDVRLEPEQNPPEAPHEPQAVPEPDPPAAEEQKEAWVDAPGQNPGGQVPVAEEEGKEGPGLWDELHLSAGDEESRGGPGQSSPEDDCTAELLAEIVNYLSVKDISIEKISFDYSTYGEAQLTQGDFGHVTEIYDFSPAMKTEQLLEVFSDFHESGFKIQWVDDTHALGIFSSLSTASQALGRRYPALKIRPLLHATKQSKTKALQRPKLLHLAKERPQTDTVVAKRLVSRALGLKNKHQAEGVSGPEGLLPESLEQEE from the exons ATGGACGGCGTGTTCCTGTCGCCCAGCGAGGATGAGTTCGTGGGCAGGATCacggaggagctggagcacttCATGCTGCAAGGGCAGCACCACAG gGTGCTGCTGTTCCCTCCCCTGTCCAGTCGCCTCAGGTACCTGATCCATCGCACCGTGGAGAACGTGGATCTGTTGAGCAGCTTCTCTGTGGGagaaggctggaggaggaggacagtCATCTGTCACTCAGCTGTCAG gctgcccagtgagacCAAGCCCAGCGaggccaagcccagcagcaaccCCTCGAGGCTCCACCGCCCTGCGCAGCCCTGGGGCCGGGGGGGCCGAGGCGGCCGGCAACGGCACGCTGGGGACGTGCAGGGGGACGGCTCCCGGGCCTGTGTGGGCTCTGGCAGGATACAGAGGCCCCCCAGGAGGAAACCAGATAAAGCTCTCTACTTCCCCAAGGCCACGCGCAGGAAGGACGAGCAGGAGAGCCCGGGGACAGCCGCAGCggcagagcctggggggagCCTGGCgcgaggaggagagggctgccCCGGAGCTGCGGTCGGGGCTGGCCAGGAGGAGCCGGgcaagcctgggggcagcccgCGGGGAGCCTCCTCGGCCCTCGGCGAGCAGCAGGAGCCCGCCGAGGAGCGCGGCGCCGGCGGGAAGGACGGCGGCGAGGCCGAACGCCCCCCGCGCGGCGTGGAGAGCGGCGGCGACGCCTGCGGGCGGGAAAGCCAGGCCGAGGACCGATCGGGTGCCCTTCCTGCGGCCCCCAAACAGAGCCCGGCTGAGGCCGAGGGGCAGGGTCGGAGCCGTGACGGCGCCGCGGGGGCAGAAGGCGGCGAAGCCCCGCGCCAGCTGCGAGCCGCAGAGCGGCCCCGGCCGGAGGCTGGCGCAGGGCAGCGCGGCGAACCCTCCGGCCCCTCGGACCGCGCCGGCCCCGCGGGGGCAGAGGCGAGCGCTGCCGTCTGGCTGCCGCTGGCAAACCAagaggagggctgtgctgctgccaggagccggGAGCGAGCGGGCAGCGTGTCGCTGCCCGAAGAACAGGCCGAGGACTCCCCGAGCGCTGGCACCGAGCGGCAGGGAGGCTCCTCCAAACTGCAAAGCCAAGGCCGAGAGGGGCCCGGAGATGTCCggctggagcctgagcagaACCCCCCAGAAGCCCCACAtgagcctcaggctgtgcctgaaCCAGACCcaccagctgctgaggagcagaaggaggCTTGGGTGGATGCTCCTGGGCAGAACCCCGGTGGGCAGGTGCCTGTGGCagaagaggagggcaaggaaggtcCTGGCTTGTGGGATGAGCTGCACTTGTCTGCAGGAGatgaggagagcagaggtggccctgggcagagcagccccgAGGATgactgcacagcagagctcttggcAGAG ATTGTGAATTACCTGAGTGTGAAGGacatcagcattgagaagatcagCTTTGATTACTCCACCTATGGAGAGGCACAGCTCACCCAGGGGGACTTTGGCCACGTCACTGAGATCTATGACTTCTCCCCAGCCATGAAGACAGAGCAGCTCTTAGAAGTGTTCTCTGACTTCCA TGAGAGTGGCTTCAAAATCCAGTGGGTGGATGACACACATGCCCTGGGaatcttctccagcctgtccacag cctctcaggcCCTGGGACGCCGTTACCCTGCTCTCAAGATCCGACCCCTGctccatgcaaccaagcagtCCAAGACCAAGGCACTGCAGAGACCAA AACTCCTTCACCTTGCCAAGGAAAGACCCCAGACCGACACCGTGGTGGCCAAGAGGCTggtgagcagggctctgggcctgAAGAACAAGCACCAGGCTGAGGGGGTCTCAGgcccagaggggctgctgccagaaagcttggagcaggaggagtaa